A window of the Candidatus Krumholzibacteriota bacterium genome harbors these coding sequences:
- a CDS encoding T9SS type A sorting domain-containing protein, with protein sequence SIPANALPGKYELLGSVRNRDDWDDVYEVTGCEINSGWDCQDMWISCLGVGDGIRTYKAVITGTDNHSRPYQFELITDDIDNLAATILESGPSHWFVENMFLVYPPMATQSAIEGAINNAAAGMDADDILMFQHTGHGNDSSDDYGGLFLQNSDYFSRAELYNFLDTNLPYGATCILAINVCNSGGWIEWLNTFDAHRITYYVLSSSEADEATSVTTWELGMDSTPFGYCLRKALAGYSDDNSDLDVDFNEIHSYVFDYMSNLPPYLLLIYKASHPMIYPSTASDYPVLIHQYGNMDILPWIEIQQPDADIQVVAGTDITISWYDNDSDDDATVNLYWGGTTIISGLTDSNGSLCTHDWETDGVSPGAYYIMGEIVDGEHEPCYSSSPGLVTILPPEPPVVITVSDSPDPLTRPEMLILSANVNAGTSAVNAVQFWRENNEIEGLQVTEVTDLFLGEDLSADGGWSLEIPTSNLSAGDYQYYAYAIDVNAQGSVVGSSALSTMNTIQNIPPQFESLSISDGSLEGGQEFTLIAHDLTDSDGQIVLAEFYFDIDKNSIFDPEQDTKLGDDENGADGWSWTGSLIDQPPGMLRFFAWIKDNDNGWSTPKSISANSTVVDVENTPLIFALGQNVPNPFNPSTTINFNLPYPAHVRIDVFSVDGKHVSTLLNRSKGAGHHVVQWLGQNDNGTPMASGVYFYRIQAGSYTETKRMVLVR encoded by the coding sequence TCTCTATTCCAGCAAACGCACTACCCGGGAAATATGAACTTTTAGGTTCTGTCCGTAATCGTGATGATTGGGATGATGTTTATGAAGTCACCGGGTGCGAAATTAATAGCGGATGGGATTGCCAAGATATGTGGATTAGTTGCCTGGGGGTTGGTGATGGTATAAGAACATACAAAGCAGTTATCACAGGAACAGATAATCACTCTCGACCATATCAATTCGAATTAATTACTGATGATATTGACAACTTGGCGGCAACTATCTTGGAATCTGGACCTAGTCATTGGTTTGTGGAAAATATGTTCTTAGTATATCCGCCAATGGCAACACAATCTGCTATCGAGGGTGCGATAAATAATGCTGCAGCCGGAATGGATGCAGATGACATTTTGATGTTCCAACACACTGGACATGGCAATGATAGCAGTGATGACTATGGTGGATTATTTCTCCAAAATAGCGATTATTTTTCACGTGCTGAGTTGTATAATTTCTTGGACACAAATCTTCCGTACGGAGCAACCTGTATTTTAGCTATAAATGTATGTAACTCAGGTGGGTGGATTGAGTGGCTAAACACATTCGATGCTCACCGAATTACATACTACGTTCTCAGCTCAAGTGAAGCTGATGAAGCTACTTCGGTAACAACTTGGGAGTTGGGAATGGACTCAACCCCATTTGGGTATTGTTTGCGAAAGGCGCTTGCAGGATATTCAGATGATAACAGCGATCTCGATGTAGATTTTAACGAAATTCATTCATATGTATTTGATTATATGTCAAATCTTCCCCCTTATTTATTATTAATATATAAAGCAAGTCACCCGATGATATATCCATCGACAGCATCAGACTATCCTGTCCTTATACATCAATATGGCAATATGGATATCTTGCCATGGATAGAGATTCAGCAACCAGACGCAGACATCCAGGTTGTTGCTGGCACTGATATAACTATATCCTGGTATGATAATGACAGTGATGATGATGCGACCGTGAATCTGTATTGGGGAGGGACAACTATCATTTCTGGGCTTACAGATTCCAATGGATCTCTGTGCACACATGATTGGGAGACAGATGGCGTATCACCGGGAGCTTACTATATAATGGGCGAGATTGTTGATGGCGAACACGAACCGTGTTACTCTTCGTCTCCAGGCCTTGTGACAATATTGCCCCCTGAACCACCAGTAGTGATAACGGTGAGCGATTCACCCGATCCACTAACAAGACCTGAAATGCTTATATTATCCGCAAATGTAAATGCCGGGACATCTGCAGTGAACGCTGTCCAATTCTGGCGCGAGAATAATGAAATTGAGGGTCTTCAAGTCACTGAAGTCACCGATTTATTCCTTGGCGAGGATCTATCAGCGGATGGAGGCTGGTCTCTTGAGATTCCTACATCCAATCTGTCTGCTGGTGATTATCAATATTATGCTTATGCAATTGACGTAAATGCTCAGGGAAGTGTAGTTGGCAGTTCTGCACTTTCAACGATGAACACTATTCAAAACATTCCCCCTCAATTCGAAAGCCTCTCGATCTCTGATGGCAGTTTGGAGGGGGGGCAAGAATTTACTCTTATTGCTCACGATCTCACGGATTCCGATGGCCAGATTGTGCTAGCTGAATTCTATTTCGATATTGACAAGAATTCTATATTCGACCCAGAACAGGATACAAAGCTGGGTGATGATGAGAACGGAGCCGATGGTTGGTCGTGGACAGGGTCTCTTATCGACCAACCACCAGGAATGCTTCGCTTTTTCGCTTGGATTAAGGATAACGACAACGGCTGGAGTACGCCCAAAAGCATCTCCGCAAACTCGACAGTAGTTGATGTAGAAAATACGCCTCTGATCTTTGCTTTAGGACAGAATGTTCCTAACCCTTTCAATCCATCAACAACGATTAATTTCAACTTGCCTTATCCCGCACATGTACGAATTGATGTGTTCTCAGTTGATGGTAAACATGTATCTACTCTATTAAATAGATCTAAGGGAGCAGGACATCACGTTGTACAATGGTTGGGTCAAAACGATAATGGAACTCCAATGGCATCGGGTGTATACTTCTACCGGATCCAGGCAGGCAGTTATACTGAGACAAAACGGATGGTGTTAGTCAGATAA